The Bacillus vallismortis genome window below encodes:
- a CDS encoding Ku protein: MNRSPPLHTKRKKGFIDMHTMWKGSISFGLVNIPIKLYAATEDKDIKLRSLHKEDHAPIKYEKICTNCEKTLGPDEIVKGYEYVKGKYVVLTDEDLKSLKQEHEEKAVEIVDFVQLQDIDPIYFNRSYFVGPGDNGTKAYTLLREALRSTGKIGIANMTIRSKQQLAILRVYENCIVMESIHYPDEVRSAVHVPGVPDQSNVNDKELQTAITLIDELTAEFEPEKYEDTYRHALLQRVNDKLENKETAVTPDKAPPREDVIDLVSALQASIDRTRKPNRETSAAAPAQAAEPKGAGDKKQKTTRKKASGTS; the protein is encoded by the coding sequence ATGAATCGCTCTCCTCCTCTTCACACTAAAAGAAAAAAGGGGTTTATTGATATGCATACAATGTGGAAGGGATCGATCAGTTTCGGATTAGTAAACATCCCGATTAAGCTATATGCGGCCACAGAAGATAAAGACATTAAACTGCGCAGCCTCCATAAAGAGGATCACGCGCCTATCAAATACGAAAAAATTTGCACGAATTGCGAAAAAACACTCGGTCCTGATGAAATTGTGAAGGGATATGAATATGTAAAAGGAAAATATGTAGTGCTGACGGATGAAGATCTAAAAAGCTTAAAGCAGGAGCATGAGGAGAAAGCGGTTGAGATTGTTGACTTTGTTCAGCTTCAGGACATTGATCCGATTTATTTTAATCGCTCCTATTTTGTCGGACCCGGAGATAACGGTACGAAAGCCTATACCCTGCTGCGTGAAGCGCTGCGCTCAACCGGAAAGATCGGCATCGCCAATATGACAATCAGGTCGAAGCAGCAGCTAGCCATTCTCCGCGTTTATGAAAATTGTATCGTGATGGAGTCTATCCATTATCCGGATGAGGTCAGAAGCGCTGTCCATGTCCCGGGTGTACCGGATCAATCGAATGTAAACGATAAGGAACTGCAAACGGCAATCACATTAATAGATGAGCTGACAGCTGAGTTTGAGCCGGAGAAATATGAGGACACGTACCGGCACGCATTGCTGCAAAGAGTCAATGATAAGCTCGAAAATAAGGAAACAGCTGTCACTCCTGATAAAGCGCCTCCTCGTGAAGATGTCATTGACCTGGTCAGCGCCCTGCAAGCCAGCATCGACCGCACCAGAAAGCCGAACCGGGAAACTTCGGCAGCTGCACCAGCACAAGCCGCTGAACCGAAAGGAGCCGGAGATAAGAAACAAAAAACGACTAGAAAAAAAGCCTCCGGCACCTCATAG
- a CDS encoding EAL domain-containing protein, with protein MEIHVSYNITLICLSILIACAAAYISLELSRKVTIHTGLKSKIWLIGGSLIMGFGIWSMHFVGMMAVDIKMPMQYEFMPLIASIGAAVSGSFVSLYFVSRHILTYYRLLSGSVVLGASIASMHYIGMSAISRVMIMYEPLLFTASILIAIAASFISLKIFFDLAMKKHSEHLMFYKVISSIVMGIGISGMHYTGMLAATFRLDTDPPGSHMEIHTFHWSVFVALIIFCIQTLLLFSSHADRKFIKQSERIKDNEQRFQSLIVHNIDAIFILSLEGEIISSNHAGEDMITKFGFSMHDWRNYISQKLERLFKQVKLDKQAINSDSELITEKDQFHLNITLIPVEVNQELDSIYVICKDMTKQYRAEKEIHRMAHYDSLTDLPNRRHAISHLTEVLNREHTLDYNTIVFFLDLNRFKVINDALGHNVGDQLLQMTAKRLSSVVPDNGFIARLGGDEFIIILTNANTRTGEADLLARKIIQKFKKPFKIQDQTLITSVSIGIAISPKDGTNGLELMKKADMAMYAAKERNKSKYRFYSFAIGNKETVKLNQEMELREAIENDRFILYYQPQFSAKNQKMTGAEALIRLVTPDGQLRPPGEFISVAEETGLIIDIGKWIIDEACKQARAWHDKGFDLSVAINISARQFQSEELILLIKEALIKYQLPPRLLEVEVTESMTMENLDHSKKVLSSLTELGIRISIDDFGTGHSSLSYLKDFPIHRLKIDKSFIDDIQTHPKSEQITGAIIAMGHQLSLQVIAEGVENSAQKQLLYEKGCDHLQGFFFSRPIPPEQLEQLILEQPPH; from the coding sequence TTGGAAATACACGTATCATATAATATAACACTCATATGTTTATCAATTCTAATTGCCTGTGCCGCAGCGTATATTTCCCTTGAACTGTCAAGGAAAGTCACCATTCATACAGGCTTAAAAAGTAAGATTTGGCTGATCGGCGGCTCACTTATTATGGGATTCGGTATTTGGTCAATGCATTTTGTCGGGATGATGGCCGTCGATATCAAGATGCCAATGCAATATGAATTCATGCCTTTAATTGCGTCCATTGGCGCAGCTGTTTCCGGATCATTTGTGTCCCTCTATTTTGTCAGCCGGCACATTCTTACATATTACAGACTGCTTAGCGGGTCAGTTGTGCTTGGCGCGTCTATTGCATCTATGCATTATATCGGAATGTCTGCCATTTCCCGGGTAATGATTATGTACGAACCGCTTCTTTTTACAGCATCCATTCTGATTGCGATTGCGGCATCTTTCATCTCATTAAAAATATTCTTTGACTTGGCCATGAAAAAACATTCTGAACACCTTATGTTCTATAAAGTCATCAGTTCGATTGTAATGGGAATAGGCATTTCAGGCATGCACTATACAGGGATGCTTGCGGCAACTTTCCGTTTGGATACGGACCCGCCCGGAAGCCATATGGAAATCCATACATTTCATTGGTCGGTTTTTGTTGCGTTAATTATTTTCTGCATTCAAACGCTATTGTTATTCAGTTCCCATGCCGATCGAAAGTTTATTAAACAGAGCGAGCGCATAAAGGATAACGAACAGAGATTTCAATCTTTAATCGTCCATAATATTGACGCGATCTTTATTTTGTCATTAGAAGGAGAGATTATATCTTCCAATCATGCTGGTGAGGACATGATCACCAAATTTGGCTTTAGTATGCACGATTGGAGAAATTACATATCACAGAAGCTTGAACGCCTTTTTAAGCAGGTCAAACTAGATAAACAAGCCATCAACAGCGATAGCGAACTGATCACTGAAAAAGACCAGTTTCACTTAAATATTACGCTCATACCCGTCGAAGTCAATCAAGAACTGGACAGCATTTATGTCATTTGCAAAGATATGACAAAGCAGTACAGGGCAGAAAAAGAAATCCATAGAATGGCTCATTATGATTCACTTACAGATTTACCAAACAGACGGCATGCCATCTCGCACTTAACAGAGGTGCTGAATCGCGAACATACCTTGGATTATAACACCATTGTATTCTTTCTAGACTTAAACCGATTTAAAGTGATAAACGATGCGTTAGGACATAATGTCGGTGATCAGCTGCTTCAGATGACAGCTAAACGCCTGTCATCTGTTGTGCCTGATAATGGGTTTATCGCCCGTCTCGGCGGTGATGAATTTATTATTATCTTGACTAACGCCAATACCCGAACAGGCGAAGCGGATCTTCTAGCAAGAAAAATTATCCAAAAATTCAAAAAACCTTTTAAGATTCAAGATCAAACCCTTATTACATCTGTCAGTATCGGAATTGCGATATCACCAAAAGATGGGACGAACGGTCTTGAATTAATGAAAAAAGCCGATATGGCGATGTATGCCGCTAAAGAGCGAAACAAAAGCAAATACAGATTCTATTCTTTTGCAATCGGTAACAAAGAAACAGTCAAGCTTAACCAAGAGATGGAGCTCAGAGAGGCAATAGAAAACGATCGATTTATCTTGTATTATCAGCCGCAATTTAGTGCAAAAAATCAAAAAATGACGGGTGCAGAGGCGCTGATACGGCTTGTCACACCTGACGGGCAGCTGCGTCCGCCCGGAGAATTCATCAGTGTTGCTGAAGAAACGGGTCTCATTATTGATATCGGAAAGTGGATTATAGATGAAGCATGCAAGCAGGCAAGGGCTTGGCATGACAAAGGTTTTGATCTTTCTGTCGCCATTAATATTTCCGCCAGACAGTTTCAATCCGAAGAACTGATTCTCCTAATCAAGGAGGCGCTTATTAAATACCAGCTTCCTCCTCGGCTTCTGGAAGTGGAAGTAACAGAAAGCATGACAATGGAAAATCTCGATCACTCCAAGAAGGTGTTGTCGTCTTTAACGGAATTAGGAATCAGAATCAGCATTGACGATTTCGGAACGGGACACAGCTCCCTTAGCTATTTAAAGGACTTTCCGATTCACAGGCTGAAAATCGACAAATCGTTTATCGACGATATTCAGACACACCCAAAATCAGAGCAAATTACCGGGGCCATTATTGCCATGGGCCACCAGCTGTCTTTGCAGGTGATTGCTGAAGGCGTGGAAAATTCAGCTCAAAAACAGCTTCTTTACGAAAAAGGCTGTGACCATTTACAGGGCTTCTTTTTCAGCAGGCCCATACCGCCGGAACAACTTGAACAACTCATTCTTGAACAGCCGCCGCATTAA
- the sspD gene encoding acid-soluble spore protein SspD, whose product MASRNKLVVPGVEQALDQFKLEVAQEFGVNLGSDTVARANGSVGGEMTKRLVQQAQSQINGTTK is encoded by the coding sequence ATGGCGAGCAGAAATAAACTCGTTGTTCCAGGGGTGGAGCAGGCACTAGACCAATTCAAACTCGAAGTGGCTCAAGAATTCGGTGTGAACCTTGGTTCTGATACAGTCGCACGCGCTAACGGCTCTGTAGGCGGGGAAATGACAAAGCGGCTGGTACAGCAAGCACAATCACAAATAAATGGCACAACTAAATAA
- a CDS encoding DedA family protein translates to MIHKDEKREVMDIEELIMSWIEAFKSLSYFGIFLALCIEFIPAEIVLPLAGYWVSKGDMTLAGAVLAGSLGGVAGPLTLYWIGRYGGRPFLERFGKYLFIKPEALDKSDEFFKKHGGFVAFSGRFLPGIRTLISIPCGIAKMNVWVFSIYTFIAMLPITFVYVYLGVKLGENWKEVGSILDQYMLPIGIAILALFVVYLLIKKRKKRTHSEHLSAFLKNKR, encoded by the coding sequence ATGATACATAAAGATGAAAAAAGGGAAGTGATGGATATCGAAGAACTGATTATGTCTTGGATAGAAGCATTTAAAAGCCTATCTTATTTTGGAATATTTCTAGCGCTCTGTATTGAGTTTATTCCTGCTGAAATCGTCCTGCCGCTTGCGGGTTATTGGGTATCTAAAGGTGATATGACGCTTGCCGGCGCTGTTTTGGCGGGATCGCTTGGGGGAGTTGCCGGCCCGCTCACGCTGTATTGGATAGGCCGATACGGAGGGAGGCCGTTTCTTGAACGTTTCGGGAAGTACCTCTTCATTAAGCCTGAAGCTCTCGATAAGTCGGATGAATTTTTTAAAAAACACGGGGGATTTGTGGCCTTCAGCGGCCGTTTCTTGCCAGGCATCCGCACATTGATCTCTATACCGTGCGGCATTGCAAAAATGAACGTTTGGGTGTTTTCGATTTACACATTCATCGCCATGCTGCCCATTACATTTGTATATGTGTATCTCGGTGTGAAGCTCGGTGAAAATTGGAAGGAAGTCGGCTCTATTCTCGATCAATATATGCTTCCGATCGGGATTGCAATTTTAGCTTTGTTCGTGGTCTACTTGCTGATTAAAAAGAGGAAAAAACGCACGCACTCAGAACATTTATCTGCATTTTTAAAAAATAAGCGTTGA
- the htpX gene encoding protease HtpX encodes MAKRIFLFILTNILVLTTIGIVLSVLSSVTGVGTYFTADGDINLIALLVFSLVVGFVGSFMSLAMSRWMAKTMMGVKVLNPEKHTLSYEEQQLVDRVHRLSRSAGLTKMPEVGIYRSPEVNAFATGPSKRRSLVAVSSGLLEQMDDAAVEGVLAHEVAHIANGDMVTMTLLQGIVNTFVVFLSRIAAWIASRFVKEDLAPIVHFIAVIVFQIVFSILGSLVVFAYSRHREFHADRGGADLAGKDKMIHALRTLKSYSSRIKEDDQTAVQTLKINGKKRSSLFSTHPDLDERIRRLEAK; translated from the coding sequence ATGGCGAAAAGAATTTTTTTGTTTATTTTAACGAATATTTTGGTGCTTACAACAATCGGGATCGTTTTATCTGTTTTAAGCTCGGTTACCGGAGTCGGGACGTACTTTACCGCTGATGGCGATATCAATCTAATCGCGCTCCTTGTGTTCAGTTTGGTTGTTGGTTTTGTCGGCTCCTTTATGTCTCTTGCGATGTCCAGATGGATGGCCAAGACGATGATGGGCGTCAAAGTGCTGAATCCGGAAAAACATACGCTCAGTTACGAGGAGCAGCAATTGGTTGATCGTGTTCATCGATTAAGCCGTTCTGCCGGTTTAACGAAAATGCCGGAGGTCGGCATTTACCGTTCGCCTGAAGTGAACGCGTTTGCGACTGGACCGTCAAAACGCCGTTCTCTTGTGGCGGTGTCGTCAGGACTGCTGGAGCAAATGGATGATGCTGCGGTTGAAGGTGTGCTTGCCCACGAGGTCGCGCATATCGCTAACGGTGATATGGTTACGATGACGCTTTTACAAGGTATCGTCAATACCTTTGTCGTCTTTTTATCCCGTATCGCAGCATGGATTGCAAGCCGTTTTGTCAAGGAAGACCTTGCGCCGATCGTTCATTTTATTGCAGTGATTGTCTTTCAGATTGTCTTTTCCATTCTCGGCAGCCTGGTTGTGTTTGCGTACTCACGCCATCGTGAATTCCACGCTGACAGAGGAGGAGCCGATCTGGCTGGCAAGGATAAGATGATTCATGCGCTACGAACGCTTAAGAGCTATTCCTCCCGCATTAAGGAAGACGATCAGACAGCTGTTCAAACATTAAAGATTAATGGCAAGAAGCGCTCTTCGCTTTTCTCTACTCACCCTGATTTGGATGAGCGAATCAGACGGTTAGAAGCTAAATAA
- the htpK gene encoding transcriptional regulator HtpK — protein sequence MNIFKLTRTDMVRLLYSLKGQGEISPLDIVVQSANMSADKAANHLEIPEFLTRYERKKQKKEYGLSTNEIVELGNLCELTSLKSTAIQNWVKRDFKDLIGHPELGKKYSVEQAVILLIVRDLKSIYDFEHIRAILRVAFNTISDRTDDVISPISYYESCAYVLDAVHHQDTPSMKESNLQEIVEQETDRLRHRFEELNDSQWLKIRQTIAITVLSILTFHIQATAHKMTADIL from the coding sequence ATGAACATTTTCAAACTCACTCGAACCGATATGGTGCGGCTGCTCTATTCCCTAAAAGGACAAGGAGAAATAAGCCCGCTCGACATTGTCGTCCAATCAGCGAACATGTCAGCAGATAAAGCTGCCAATCATCTTGAAATTCCTGAATTTCTTACAAGATATGAACGAAAAAAACAAAAAAAAGAATACGGTCTCTCTACAAACGAAATCGTAGAACTCGGCAACCTATGCGAGCTGACTTCGTTAAAGTCAACCGCAATCCAAAACTGGGTAAAGCGTGATTTCAAAGATCTGATCGGACATCCTGAGCTGGGCAAAAAATATTCGGTTGAACAGGCAGTCATACTTTTAATTGTACGTGATTTAAAATCGATTTATGACTTTGAACATATACGGGCTATTTTAAGAGTGGCGTTTAACACCATCTCAGACAGAACCGATGATGTCATCAGTCCGATTTCTTATTATGAAAGCTGCGCATATGTGCTTGATGCCGTTCATCACCAGGACACACCTTCTATGAAGGAATCAAATCTGCAGGAGATCGTCGAACAGGAAACAGATCGTCTCCGCCATCGTTTTGAAGAATTAAATGACAGCCAATGGCTTAAAATCAGACAGACTATTGCCATAACAGTTCTCTCCATTTTGACATTCCATATTCAGGCAACCGCACATAAAATGACAGCTGACATTCTATAG
- a CDS encoding DNA ligase D, with amino-acid sequence MAFTMQPVLTSSPPIGTEWRYEVKYDGYRCILRIHSAGVTLTSRNGLELTSTFPEITQFAKTAFQHIEKDLPLTLDGEIVCLVNPYRSDFEHIQVRGRLKRPDKIRESANARPCCFLAFDLLERRGEDVSSLSYLDRKKLLYDLMAMPKLPASPNPYARETIQYIPSFDHFDTIWEMVTKYDGEGIVAKKTNSKWLEKKRSSDWLKYKNFKQAYVCITGFNPNNGFLTVSVLKNGVMTPIASVSHGMRDDEKNAVRKIMEQHGHQTPSGEYTLEPSICAAVQYLTILQGTLREVSFVGFEFHMDWTECTYAQVIRHSKPVHPKLQFTSLDKIIFEKNKKTKEDFIQYMIEVSDYLFPFLKNRAVTVIRYPHGSRSESFFQKNKPDYAPDFIQSFFDGNHEHIVCEDMSALLWLANQLALEFHVPFQTIKSRRPAEIVIDLDPPSREDFLMAVQAANELKRLFDSFGITSYPKLSGNKGIQLYIPLSPEAFTYEETRQFTQLVAEYCTNAFPELFTTERLIKNRHGKLYLDYLQHAEGKTIICPYSTRGNELGTVAAPLYWHEVQTSLTPAMFTIDTVIDRIKKQGCPFFDFYRSPQDEPLSAILHQLNGKS; translated from the coding sequence ATGGCGTTTACGATGCAGCCCGTCCTTACTTCATCACCGCCAATAGGAACAGAATGGCGCTACGAAGTAAAATATGACGGGTACCGCTGTATCCTCCGCATCCATTCGGCAGGTGTGACCTTAACTAGCAGAAATGGCTTGGAGCTTACCAGCACCTTCCCTGAAATCACACAATTCGCCAAAACCGCCTTTCAGCACATAGAAAAAGATCTTCCGCTGACACTTGATGGCGAGATTGTATGTTTAGTGAATCCTTATCGTTCAGATTTTGAGCACATTCAAGTGCGGGGCCGTTTGAAAAGGCCAGATAAAATCCGGGAATCGGCCAACGCGCGGCCGTGCTGCTTTCTCGCCTTTGATCTGTTAGAGCGACGCGGAGAAGATGTATCGTCACTTTCGTACCTGGATCGAAAAAAATTGCTGTACGACCTTATGGCTATGCCAAAACTTCCTGCATCTCCAAACCCTTATGCTAGGGAAACCATTCAGTATATCCCCTCCTTTGACCATTTTGATACGATTTGGGAGATGGTTACGAAATATGATGGAGAAGGAATTGTAGCGAAGAAAACAAACAGCAAATGGCTTGAAAAGAAGCGGTCATCCGATTGGCTTAAATATAAAAACTTTAAACAAGCTTATGTTTGTATAACAGGGTTCAACCCCAACAATGGATTTCTGACAGTATCTGTGTTAAAAAACGGCGTGATGACACCGATTGCCTCTGTCTCACACGGAATGCGCGATGATGAAAAAAATGCCGTACGCAAAATTATGGAACAGCACGGACATCAAACACCATCAGGCGAATATACGCTCGAACCATCGATATGTGCAGCCGTTCAATACTTAACGATTCTCCAAGGCACATTGAGAGAGGTATCGTTTGTCGGTTTTGAATTCCATATGGACTGGACCGAATGCACGTATGCGCAAGTCATCCGCCACTCCAAACCGGTCCATCCGAAGCTGCAGTTCACAAGCCTGGATAAAATCATTTTTGAAAAGAATAAAAAAACAAAAGAAGATTTTATTCAGTACATGATTGAAGTCAGTGACTACCTGTTTCCCTTTTTGAAAAACCGTGCTGTCACAGTCATCCGCTATCCGCATGGATCAAGAAGCGAATCATTTTTCCAAAAAAATAAGCCGGACTATGCCCCGGATTTTATTCAATCTTTTTTTGACGGAAACCATGAACATATCGTCTGCGAGGATATGTCTGCATTGTTATGGCTCGCCAACCAGCTTGCTTTGGAGTTTCATGTTCCTTTTCAAACCATTAAAAGCAGGCGCCCGGCTGAGATTGTCATTGATTTGGACCCGCCTTCACGAGAGGACTTTCTCATGGCCGTGCAGGCTGCAAATGAACTGAAACGGCTGTTTGACTCCTTCGGCATCACATCGTACCCGAAGCTGTCCGGAAACAAGGGCATCCAGCTTTATATCCCCTTGTCCCCTGAGGCATTTACGTATGAAGAAACACGCCAATTTACACAGCTGGTCGCAGAGTACTGCACCAATGCATTTCCCGAGCTATTTACCACAGAACGCCTGATCAAAAACAGGCACGGCAAATTGTATCTTGATTATTTGCAGCATGCAGAAGGGAAAACGATTATCTGTCCTTATTCGACAAGGGGGAACGAGCTTGGCACTGTCGCGGCACCGCTCTATTGGCACGAGGTACAAACGTCCTTAACACCCGCTATGTTTACAATTGATACCGTCATCGACCGGATAAAGAAGCAGGGCTGCCCATTTTTCGATTTTTACCGCAGCCCGCAAGACGAACCTCTTAGCGCCATTTTACATCAGTTGAACGGAAAGAGCTGA
- a CDS encoding TerC family protein, which translates to MDAALLLEYGWVLLVLIGLEGILAADNALVMAVMVKHLPEEKRKKALFYGLAGAFVLRFGSLFAISFLVNVWQVQAIGAIYLLYISISHLLKRYVFKKEDTHKETKQSGFWPTVLKVELADIAFAVDSILAAVALAVTLPATPLPQIGGLDGGQFAVILAGGIIGLVIMRFAASMFVKLLKERPSLETAAFVIVGWVGVKLALYTLAHNDIAIVSEHFIHSGTWKLIFWGVLAAIAVSGWFMSGKKQPEGTQNEQNNSSRERA; encoded by the coding sequence ATGGATGCAGCATTATTATTGGAGTATGGTTGGGTTCTTCTCGTCTTGATCGGGCTGGAAGGTATCTTAGCCGCCGATAACGCGTTAGTGATGGCGGTAATGGTAAAACATTTGCCGGAGGAAAAAAGAAAAAAGGCGTTATTTTATGGGTTGGCAGGGGCTTTTGTTCTGCGATTTGGCTCTTTATTCGCCATTTCTTTTTTGGTCAACGTATGGCAGGTTCAAGCGATTGGCGCGATCTACTTGCTGTATATCTCAATAAGCCACTTATTGAAAAGATATGTGTTTAAAAAAGAAGACACGCATAAAGAGACGAAGCAAAGCGGTTTTTGGCCGACTGTTTTAAAAGTTGAATTGGCAGATATCGCGTTTGCGGTTGATTCCATCTTAGCGGCAGTAGCGCTGGCGGTTACGCTTCCTGCAACACCGCTTCCACAGATCGGCGGACTTGACGGAGGGCAATTTGCCGTCATTTTGGCCGGAGGTATCATCGGCCTGGTGATCATGCGGTTTGCGGCTTCAATGTTTGTTAAGTTATTAAAGGAACGTCCAAGCCTAGAAACAGCAGCCTTTGTGATTGTCGGCTGGGTCGGAGTGAAGCTTGCTTTATATACACTTGCCCATAACGACATAGCGATTGTTTCTGAGCACTTTATCCATTCTGGAACATGGAAGCTGATATTCTGGGGTGTCTTAGCGGCAATCGCGGTTTCCGGCTGGTTCATGTCAGGTAAAAAACAGCCGGAGGGCACACAAAACGAACAAAATAACAGCAGCCGGGAAAGGGCGTAA
- a CDS encoding anti-sigma factor domain-containing protein, protein MRRGIIVEKNRKFVTLLTPDGQFLKAKHDRRSYEIGEEIMLPSESRMGRRASFFDFFKLRPFKMGIVTMTAIMLFIFIILPVFSNNKAYAYMTIDINPSFEIALNSDYEVIELTPLNDEGKKVVNDIDNWEKTDFKKVIDNIITDCSEHGYVKESKEILISTVYENTEDNTYKKAVKKQLNDVTEKYKTTYRMESLESDMQTREKAKKEGVSTGSYIKSNEKNHNKDSKEDPSKPSGEENQNSAENEDEKKDQPDGQDSKQGDNEQQDDIDSGDRKKDTTDGQTNDGDKDKNVKESDENTNAEKNGDQQTPIQDPQDKGNEGNSAEKDQSQYHRDWNNGEQGKNRSSSNRDNASDRRNPNGYSSENNSAQTENSPSDPGE, encoded by the coding sequence ATGAGAAGAGGGATTATAGTAGAGAAAAATAGAAAATTCGTCACGTTGCTGACCCCTGACGGACAATTTTTAAAAGCTAAACATGATCGCCGCAGCTATGAAATCGGAGAAGAAATCATGCTTCCGAGTGAATCACGCATGGGCAGAAGGGCCAGCTTTTTTGATTTTTTTAAACTGCGCCCTTTCAAAATGGGGATCGTTACGATGACCGCTATTATGCTTTTTATTTTTATTATTCTCCCCGTTTTTTCTAATAATAAGGCCTATGCGTATATGACAATCGATATTAATCCAAGCTTTGAAATTGCGTTAAACAGCGATTACGAAGTGATTGAACTGACGCCTCTAAACGATGAGGGAAAGAAGGTCGTCAATGATATAGATAATTGGGAGAAGACTGATTTTAAAAAGGTGATTGATAATATTATTACCGACTGCAGTGAACATGGATATGTAAAGGAATCGAAAGAAATATTGATTTCCACTGTTTATGAAAATACGGAAGACAATACATATAAAAAAGCTGTGAAAAAACAGCTGAATGATGTGACGGAAAAATATAAAACGACATACCGCATGGAATCTCTTGAGTCAGATATGCAAACAAGGGAAAAAGCGAAGAAGGAAGGCGTTTCAACAGGCAGCTACATCAAATCAAACGAAAAGAATCACAATAAAGATTCAAAAGAGGACCCCAGCAAACCATCCGGGGAAGAGAATCAAAACAGTGCCGAAAATGAGGATGAAAAAAAAGATCAACCTGACGGCCAGGACAGCAAGCAAGGAGATAATGAACAGCAGGATGATATAGATTCCGGAGACCGGAAAAAAGATACTACGGATGGCCAGACTAACGATGGTGACAAAGATAAAAATGTAAAGGAATCAGATGAAAACACAAATGCTGAAAAAAATGGGGATCAGCAAACCCCAATACAAGATCCTCAAGATAAAGGAAATGAAGGAAACAGCGCTGAAAAGGATCAAAGCCAATATCACAGGGACTGGAATAACGGTGAACAAGGCAAGAATCGTTCTTCGTCAAACAGGGATAACGCTTCTGACCGCCGTAATCCAAACGGCTACAGCAGTGAAAATAATTCAGCTCAAACTGAAAATTCGCCGAGTGACCCCGGCGAATAA
- the sigI gene encoding RNA polymerase sigma factor SigI — protein sequence MKPVLSLLFKLGKKKQTLEKTVESIQKGNKDLQNELIQQYKPFIAKTVSSVCKRYIDEKDDEFSIGLIAFNEAIEKYSSEKGNSLLAFAELIIKRKVIDYIRKEARSAQNINIDLQEGDDQESSQSLIEAELSIDEYRRQIEQEQRREEILYFQKQLKDYGLSFKELLENSPKHADARQNAIKVAITLVEHEELAAILYTKKQLPVKQLEQLVSVSRKTIERNRKYIIAMCIIITGDYIYLKDYLKGVLHS from the coding sequence GTGAAACCAGTGCTTAGCCTTTTGTTTAAATTAGGAAAAAAGAAGCAAACGCTTGAAAAAACGGTTGAAAGTATACAAAAAGGCAATAAAGATCTGCAGAATGAATTAATACAGCAATATAAGCCATTTATCGCAAAGACGGTTTCATCCGTTTGTAAACGATATATAGATGAAAAAGACGATGAGTTCAGCATCGGACTCATCGCATTTAATGAAGCTATTGAAAAATACTCATCTGAAAAAGGAAATTCGCTGCTCGCATTTGCTGAGCTTATTATAAAAAGAAAAGTCATTGATTACATCAGAAAAGAAGCAAGAAGCGCACAGAATATCAACATCGATTTACAGGAAGGAGACGATCAGGAGTCATCTCAAAGCCTGATCGAAGCCGAGCTTTCCATTGATGAATACCGCCGTCAGATTGAACAGGAGCAGAGGCGGGAGGAAATCCTCTATTTTCAAAAGCAGCTAAAAGATTATGGTTTATCGTTTAAAGAGCTGCTTGAAAACTCTCCAAAACATGCGGACGCAAGGCAAAACGCCATAAAGGTGGCGATCACCCTTGTTGAACATGAAGAATTGGCCGCTATCCTGTATACAAAGAAACAGCTTCCGGTGAAACAGCTCGAACAGCTGGTCTCTGTAAGCCGAAAAACGATTGAGAGAAACAGAAAATATATTATTGCGATGTGTATTATCATTACGGGTGATTATATTTATTTAAAAGATTATCTTAAAGGGGTGCTGCACTCATGA